Below is a window of Camelina sativa cultivar DH55 chromosome 11, Cs, whole genome shotgun sequence DNA.
GTTGAGACTTGTTTGTTGGTCCATTGTGTAGAGGTTCTGATGTTCAATTTGCATTACTTGTGCAGATGAAAGCAAGAACTATAACCGAAATCCATACTGAGGCGGAGAAGAATCTTGGTCTCCGACCTGGTGCCACTGCAAATATGAGAAGGGGTATAGTTTCTGGTGGTGGGCCTGTGAGCCCTGGCCCTGTCTACCCTGGTGGGCGACCTGGTGCGGGTGGCTTGATGCCTGGTATGCCTGGGACTCGAAGGATGCCTGGGATGCCCGGGGTGGACAATGATAACTGGGAGGTACCCCGGACAAGATCAATGTCTAGACGCGATGGGCCAGGACATCTGCATTCTCCAGCAGTGAACAAGTCGGCCTCAATGAACACGAGGCTCTTACCTCAAGGCAGCAGCGGCATCATTAGTGGCAAGACAAGCGCCTTGTTGCAGGGAAGCGGTTCAGTTTCGCGTCCAGTTACCATGGCAGCAGAACCACCAGCACAGTCAGCTGCACCTCTGACTGTACCAGTTCCGGTGGAGAAACCCCAGCCTAGTGCTCCCAAGTTGAGCGAAGAAGTGCTTCAAAGAAAAACGAAGTCGCTTCTTGAAGAATATTTCAATGTTCGACTTCTTGATGAAGCTCTACAGTGTGTAGAGGAGCTCGGGTCGCCTTCATATCATGCAGAGTTTGTGAAGGAAGCAATATCCCTGTCCCTTGAAAAAAGCCCACCTGTCGTTGAGCCAATAGCCAAACTCTTGGAGTATTTGTTAACAAAGAAGGTGGTCACACCCAAGGATCTTGAAACCGGGTTCTTGCTTTACGGTGCTCTGTTGGACGACATTGGAATCGATCTTCCTAAGGCACCAAACAACTTTGGTGAGATATTGGGAAAGTTGATTCTGGCTGGTGGTGTGGATTTCAAATTGGTTAGAGAATTTATAGGGAAGATGGAAGACGATAGGTTCCAGAAGATGGTGGTGGATGCAGCTGTACGCATATTGGAGTCAAGCGAGCAGGGGAAGTCCCTGTTGGCCTCACAAGCGGCTGACGTTAAGGCTTGTCAGAATCTGTAAAAGTTTAATCATTGCTCTACGATTTTTGCTCTCTGGGTTGAGGCTTGTGCGATGAAATGTTGTGTTGTAAGcttgaaggaggaggagaaaaggATTCTCagaaactcaaaaagaaaaaaaatagttttgctCTTCTCTTAAGCTCTTTTTACGACATAATTTCTCACTTACTCTTCTTTGTATTTGTTGTGGGAATGTGTCCaatgttccttttttttgtattcttcttctGTGACTTCTGTTTGACctttgcatttttgttttacGGTCTCAGTTTATATTACTCAGTTGATTGTTGTTGAGACTTTGAGACCCCTATAAACTGGTCGATTCAgataaattacattaaaaatgtTTGATCATCGTCTTTCTATTATCTTAAGCTAAATTATAAGGGATCTAAGCCAGCCTTGGAGCCAAAAAGAAATGGATACTTGTTAAACAGAGTTCGAGTTTTTCCAGTTTCtgcaattaaaatcagaattGGTCAGCAAAAAATGAAAAGTCTGAGGGTTTTTCTGCAATTTGCCTAAATTGTGCTTGAGCCTTAATTAATGCCTAAATTAATTGGCCGGAGTGGGCTTTGTAAAGCGCTCTCCCGCGCAGGGCAGAGAGAAATCATTATTATCCcgaaaattaaaacatttttttggtctaatttttaagttttgaaaaaaaaaaaataaaaaaaaaaaagggagtaTGAGCGTAGCTGAAGCAAATCACACGGAGAAGGAAGAGTCGCTGAGACTAGCGATCGCTGTTTCCCTACTCCGATCGAAGATCCAGAATCGTCAATCATCTTCTACTTCCCGTTGTGATGCTACCTCTGAAACTGATGCTCTTCGCTGGAAACAGAAGGTGAATCACTTCTCGATTTGTTATCTATTTGGGGTTTAAAACAACTCGTTACTCTTCGCAACTATAATATAGTGGAATCTGATACCATTACATCTTAGAATTTCTAGGGATACATTTCGATTTATGTTCGGATTTTAGAAATCTAGGTCAtatgatttgtgtgtttttctcgGTTGTGAAACGGAGCTTTGAGATTTTCGATTTTAAAATTAGGCtaaggagaggaagaaagagattatCAAACTTCATGAAGATCTCAAGGATGCTGAAAGTATATTTTTCCTGTCTCTCTTTAACTTTGTCAATTGGTTTCTGTATTTACTGATTCTTCTTAATTGGGAAGGCTTTGTAAGATGTTTCTATAACTGGACTGGTCTCTTTACTAAATGCATTTCGTGTCATTTAGGTGCTTTTCATCGTGATTTATTCCCAGCGAATGCTTCTTGCAAGTGTTATTTCTTTGAGAACTTGGGAGTATTCAGCGGTATGAGGATTGGAGAAGCCTCTGAAGCCAGATTTAACGATGTTCTTCGTCGTAGATTTCTCAGATTAGGTATTGAACATTTGTGTATTCTCTTTTGttacctttttgtttgttggcttAACTTATCAGCTTGTgttatcatttatctctagcGAGGATAAGGAGCAGAAAGAAATCAACTCAATCATCTAAAAGATTGCGGTCTTCAGGTTTTGTTTAGTGACTTCCTTTTTCCATTATCTCACATTTCTAATTTCCTTAATGCATTTTACAACACCATACTGTTATATGACCTAGATGTGCTATATGGGAGAAGGAAGTAAAAAATAGACTAAACGTAACCAAGTACCACCAGCTCATGTTCTGGGACTTGCTTATATGTGAGTTGATACTTTGACTGCAGAACCGGAATATGAAGAGGAAGCAGAACATCTAAGGATATCTATAGATTTTCTTCTCGGACTATCTGAAGCAGACTCCAATGTTAGGCCTGTTGCTTAAgctttttctggtttttttcaCTCTTGAATGCTTTGCAGCTTTGAACTTGCTTCTTATTTTCTGCAGGCGACTAATTTCAGCAATTGGTCACATCAGGCTGTAGATTTCATATTAGGTAACATTAGTAAAAGTTCCTGAGTTGCAAACAAATTAGTTAAATCCTGAGATGCAATTCCTTTTATTAGAAGGCTGCTTTTTCACTTATGAAATACCACGCTCTTTTTGGCATATTCAAGCTTCACTGAAGAAGCTGATATCGATGGGAAGGAACTTAGAATCTATTGAAGAATTAATCAGTTCCATGATTACACAGTTGATTGCAAGAATGTGCACTCCCTTTAAAGCAAATGGTAACTTTAGCAGTTTAATAATGATTCTAACTGTGTTTTTCTTTCTAGCTATCACTtctaagatttgtttttgtgtgtgtccaCCATCTGTTGTAGAGGTGAAACAACTAGAAACAAGTGTTGGGTTTTATGTCCAGCATTTGATCCGTAAACTGGGAAGTGAACAATACATTGGACAGCGTGCAATATTTGCTATTTCTCAGAGAATATCCATTTTAGCAGAAAATTTGCTGTTTATGGACCCATTTGATGAATCATTCTCAGAGATGGATGAGTGCCTGTTTATACTGTAAGTATCTCAGATTCAAATGGGATAATTTGTTTCTATGATACTTGGGGATGATGCTCTTGATTATATGTTGTCTTATGAACCGCAGGATACAGCTAATTGAGTTCCTGATATGTGATCATTTGTTGCTTTGGGCGGAGAATGAAGCATTTGAAACtggtaaattaaaatattaaaaatattatttagtacCTTACAACAAATCAGAGTGGCGCAGCGGAAGCGTGGTGGGCCCATAACCCACAGGTCCCAGGATCGAAACCTGGCTCTGATATGAAAGttgcaattttttcttttttttttttttgacaacatgtATATTCTTGAAAGCTATTTTTGGTCTAGTtatagtaatttattattaacaaaatcacaaaCGATGCTGAGATTGGTTGTGTCTTATTCGCAGTTATGTTTGAGGAGTGGATAGGATCAGTAGTCCATGCGAAGAAAGCAGTAGCTGCTTTGGAGGAAAGAAACGGATTGTATCTTCTCTACATGGACAGAGTCACAGGGGAATTAGCTAAACGAGTTGGTCAGATCACATCTTTCCGGGAGGTGGAGCCAGCCATTTTGGACAAACTCTTAGCCTACCCAGAATGACACCTTTCTAGGTTAGCATCTACTctgtaaaaacttttaaatttggagcCTTAGTTCATCAAACAACGGTGTCTGGAAAGCAAGTTGCTTGACTTTTACTTAAAGGTAAACAATAGGTGATTCGGTAATCATATTATTTCAGAAAGCCAGAAACTGCGAGAACTGTAAAGACTTAGGTAGATGTCGGCTTTCATCTTTGGTTGATGATCGCTTTGTATTTATTGGACGCCTAGTTCTCCAGGGAGTCAAAAAAATTGGCTCCACATAGCATTATAATGTTTATCTTATCATTTCATATCTCAATCAACTCACCAAATATCATTTAATTATGTCCAGCTaataaaatatctcttcttTATAACCACAGTAGAGGGCCAAAACCTCATATTATCTTAGAGCAGAGATGGGTGACATCAAACGTTTACTCATCCTATTGATCCTTTTAGTCATGCTCTCGTCACATTCCCTTCTTTCATGCTCAGGTCACGGCGATGAGGAAGCTGGTTTGACGAGGAAGCTTGGAGTATTCATAAAGAAAAGGGCAAGATTCGGGAGacctaccaccaccaccagatcTGCTTCTGCCACAAGTTCGTCAGGCTCCTTCCATAAGATTGCTTGCCTTGCCACCTCTTTCCtgcttgttttccttttctagGTTTCTTCTACTGTCaaaagtggtttttttttttttttttactttctcaacAAGAATCGCTGTTGTAGACTGTAGACAGTACCACGCCTTTGCAAGTTGCAACTTCAACAAGAACTCttgagtaaaataaaaaaactcacataAATTGAGTTATACATATCGTGTATATGTACAACTTTAATCCTTGATATCGTGAGCTCTTTACATATGGTCTTTTTTCAAGGTTTATCAAACCAAAGAGCTGCTGTACAACACATATAACAACAACCTACCCAAGTCAGAACCATGGGATACTTTATTACAAACATTACGTTGTGTATGAAAATCAGAACCTCATGGCTTGTATATCAAATCTCTCGTCATATAGTCTCCAGTGTCCATACCTCTCTGTCTGAGCCACATCCCCTGACCTTGGCACATACACATCTGGCTTCTTCACCTCCTTAAGCCGCTTAATTCGTGACACATTGTTTGCAATGTCACGGCTTGACAAATGCACACACCCAGACAAGTCCAAGTACTCTAGCTTGGGACAACCCTCGCATATCGAAGCAAGACCCTTGACAGATAATCTAGAGAACTGAATCTCTAACCGCTCTAGATTGATCATGTGTTTTCCAATCGCATCAGCTTCTGTGTCTCCGTCTTGAGGACAAGCGTCTACGTACTCTGTAGGAACAGAGCCAGTGCGTCTAGAAGAATCTGACCAATCCATAAGATTGCGTTTCAGGGTACTCAGGTTAGGACAGTTTCTACCAATCATCACAAGAGTGTCGTGAGATATCTCGTGACAGTAACTGATATCTATCTCCTTAAGACTCCTACACCGAAACGCTATCTTCGTCATAGATGCGTCTGTCACGTTAGGACTGCTTCTAATGGCAAGAACCTGTAGGTTTGGACATCTATTGATAATGTCCAAATTCAAACTCGAATCCTTTAGAATGTaccaaaacagagtaaattacAAAACTCAATCATGATCTTGATtagaaagatatttttaaatacCTATCGGCAGCGTAAGAGAGAGCGTAGTCGCTGCAATGGCGTACGCGGATCTCGGTGAGACCACCGTCGCTCCAATCAACGACTGATCGGAGCATTAAGTCTACCTTTCGCTCGAAATCAGGGGACCACAAGTGAGTCGACTCGGGATATGACTCGAACCATGGCTCAAGATCGAAGATAGACCAGAGATACGGATCTCTGCAAACGGTTAGCCACGATTTTCGAACGAACATAGGTCCCGTCCATAGCTCCTGAACTGTGAGCCTTGAGATGATGTTGATGAGTATCTCTGGAGCCAATCCGCCCCAATCAGATTCAGACCTGTCTTCCTCCATTaaagtttctttcttgcttccGTCTCagactcaaaactcaaaagatcaGAGTTCTTTATTTATGTTAGTGTTCGGTAATGACTTTACACGAAACGTGTCTCTTTAGACACGTGTCAATACATCTGACCGTTGATTTTGTTCCTTGACTTTTGGATCGCTTCCATAGATTTCGTTTACTGACACATGTCGATTATACAAATGTCACTTTTGTAATAAGACACCTCAAGAATGGAGAAGggataaggttttttttttcatgttttcaaaGTCACAATTGGATGTGTTTTCAAGGCCGACAAGATAAGCTAAAAATTGATGTAAAAGCTATGTTACAAGATACTTAAAGGTTCATTCTTTTTAGACTCTGAGAGCTGCAACAGGATCTTGCCATGTGATCTTCCTCTTATTTGAACCGTTTCCACCATTCCTGCAAGACGATAgcttctgttgttgatgttgctGCATCTCAATGCTAGAAGTACTTACTCTCATACATGAACTGCTTTCTTCCACTCTCGTCTTCTCTTGATTATTGTTCACTgcctctgtttcttcctcttcttctccctattaaatcaatttataaGAGTTGGTCAAAGAGGTTTGCAAAAGAGTAAAGAcatggtttggtttatttgacCACATTTGAAAGATGTGCTTACGGAGATCTGGTTAAGATCAAATAATGGAACTTTTCTTTGAAGACTGGTTTTGGTTTCATCGTGATCCCTTCCCGAGTGGTTTAAGTCAGGAAGCGAAACATGCTTAGTTTCCACTTCACTTCTCTTGTTAGGAGACACTTCTACTCGCATCTTTTTCCCACCATTTGATCTTCCTCTCACTTTCTTAATTTCTTGTGGCTGGTCTTGTCTCAAATGTCTGTATCTCCGTCGTAGGAATCTGATAAAAGAAGGTTAAACGAACGATATAAAACACACATCAAAAGactaatgatatatatattattatactgtCAAGGATTGTAAGTATGTTTACCGGACTTCGGCCTTTAATGTTGCCTTTTTTTCTCGTATTGTCTGTAACTTTTTTCTCATTGCTTCGGTTTCCTATAGTGTCGTAATCCAACAAATAGCAAGCAACTAGTCACGTTAATGACAAGCTAACAATAAACCATATACGAACAACAAGGTATTCAACCTAATACTATGCTTACGACTACACTCTTCCGATCAGTTTAAGACTAATAGAGATTTGCATAActacagattaaaaaaaaaagtaacaagcTTTATGTATTTAAGGAAgcaattaaactttttaatttttatagtctctctctctcactcttttttttccGGATTTTTCGAGCAGGTGTGAGACCAGATCAaggtgaaaaaaaacaaactttgagCAAATGAATTACATTCTCAGATCCAGAGAGACAACTAGACCAGACCCAAAAACTGAAACTTGATCCAAAactaaactaagaaaaaaagagggagagagagagagagagagagatgtcgtACCATATGCAATTCTTGATAGTCTTGCATAAGACTGTGATGCCTAAGCCTGACCTTCGGATCCTCAAAGGGATTAGGAGGATTCGAGGGACCGTGAGTTCGATTCATCACAAGATGTGTGTGATCACAGAGAATCAAAGAAGGAGACGGATGAAGAGCAAGAAAATGaaacagaagaaagaaagaaagaaagaaagagagagatgagagagagaggggaaggtCTGGGTTTCGTGTAGTAGTCTAATATCAATCTGAGGAGAAGTCAGAGAAggacaaagaagcagaaaagaAGGACACATcatgttgttgctgttgttgttgtggaaaaaagaaaataaaaaataaaaaaggcaaATTTGCTTTTTTTGGAGGTGAGTGTGTGTGTTGGGTTGAGACAGCAGTGATGAAGATGGAAGGCAGACTTATGCAGCAGGAAAGGGGTAAGGTGTGGGAAATGACTTGTGCACTTAAATTGTGGTcttgtaatgttttaaaaagcAAACCTTTTCCTcctttatttattgattaatggCTTTGGTTGGAGAAATCTTGAAGAAAcaaacttctctctctctctctctcttttgtttcttgtgttcCATTGTCGTCTGTAAATATTACTTAGACCATGGCCATCGGTGGTTACTCACACCAATACtcttagtaaaataataataaaaagaagagagagaaggaaaaataaGGAGAATCGATTCTTGCCATAGTACTTTGAGAAACGGTTCTTTAAAGAAATGAGATAGGTGTCCTTTTTTGAGTGGAacatatactaaaaaataaataaaaaaagaaaatctataataaaaataatttttttttagtttttagagaAACATTAATCGTTGCTCGACTAAAGATGCCCTTATGTTTTATCTCTCTTTATTCTAAAAACTGGGTCCATTGAATAGAGACCGATGAGAATGGAGGTTGAAATATATGTTTCAgacttttaatattatttatttagtcaTCAAAAAGTCAGATGGTggaagataaattttttttaaaaaaagattcgCCTTTAAGCTAGTATTTTAGTTACATTTACACTAATATATACGTattttgcagaagaaaaaaaactcttgccTTGATTTATGGAAACTGGTgctgtgtttttatttttctcttgagTTTTCTTATAGGTTTAAAATCCatattattactattaaatTCCCATCTCCCTTGAGTCACATGCATTCCATTTACTCTGCTTCACCctagggaaaaaataaaaaataaacttttaaatttccTAAAGCCAATAACTTTTTGCATTTATATATTGTAGACTGTTTAATGCAGCGATGACCATCAGCTGATGCCTGATGCAATAGTGAAAAGGGTTGGTCACAATTTACACACCAGCTCTGTTATCTGTAACGCttattagcttcttcttttttcttcacgAGCTTCGTTTTTGATGATGGTCGGTCTCGGTCACGTTTTAATTCATGGATGAGATTTGTTTGGATCCAGGAGTTTcttctatttatataattttgttaattctCATCATATGATTATACTAACAATCGAGATTAATCACCCAAAACATAGTTGTATAGCTAATTTAGGACACAATGTCTTCTTCACTTATGATGTGTTGTTGTTTACTTCTGTTGTTTAGTTTGTTGTCTGAAGGTAGAGAGATTCTGGTGGGAGGCAAGTCTAACACTTGGAGCTGGAAAGTTCCTGAATCTACAGAGGAAACACTAAACCAATGGTCAGAGAGAACAAGATTCAAAATTGGAGATACTCTTTGTAAGTTTAATGAGATTTAATTTTTGGTACGTGGctatatgttttgtttctcataAAACTCTTTTGTCTTTCAAAATAGTATGGAAATACAATGCGGAGAATGATTCAGTATTGCAAGTGAAGGAAAAAGATTACGAAAGGTGTGACAGATCAGAGCCAATGAGAGGATACAAAGATGGTCACACGAAGATAGAGCTGAATAGGCCAGGTCCTTTTTATTTCATAAGTGGGGAAGAAGGACATTGCCAAAGAGGAGAGAAGCTTCGTGTCGTCGTCTTGTCTCCAAACCACAACAGAAGCGTTGTTGATGCTCCTGCTCCTGCTCCTGTGAACGTCGTATTGTCTCCAAATTACAACAGAAGCAACGTTGATGCGGGTGCTCCTTTAAACGCTCATATCACAAACAAGGGAAACCTGAACAGAGCATggagtttgcttcttcttcttctcccattaGGCCTTTTGGTTTAGTCTTGTTACCTCTTCTTAGCCAATTCGGTTTGTATGTTCCggtttatttgtattttggttttgttttttttttttttttttttttatgaagtacCCTAAGTCATGATGTTTTAATAGTAAAACTGAGTCATGCATGTTTAATAcaatgtttgatttgatttttgtttggt
It encodes the following:
- the LOC104726356 gene encoding early nodulin-like protein 1, with translation MSSSLMMCCCLLLLFSLLSEGREILVGGKSNTWSWKVPESTEETLNQWSERTRFKIGDTLLWKYNAENDSVLQVKEKDYERCDRSEPMRGYKDGHTKIELNRPGPFYFISGEEGHCQRGEKLRVVVLSPNHNRSVVDAPAPAPVNVVLSPNYNRSNVDAGAPLNAHITNKGNLNRAWSLLLLLLPLGLLV
- the LOC104726354 gene encoding uncharacterized protein LOC104726354; its protein translation is MSVAEANHTEKEESLRLAIAVSLLRSKIQNRQSSSTSRCDATSETDALRWKQKAKERKKEIIKLHEDLKDAESAFHRDLFPANASCKCYFFENLGVFSGMRIGEASEARFNDVLRRRFLRLARIRSRKKSTQSSKRLRSSEPEYEEEAEHLRISIDFLLGLSEADSNATNFSNWSHQAVDFILASLKKLISMGRNLESIEELISSMITQLIARMCTPFKANEVKQLETSVGFYVQHLIRKLGSEQYIGQRAIFAISQRISILAENLLFMDPFDESFSEMDECLFILIQLIEFLICDHLLLWAENEAFETVMFEEWIGSVVHAKKAVAALEERNGLYLLYMDRVTGELAKRVGQITSFREVEPAILDKLLAYPE
- the LOC104726355 gene encoding uncharacterized protein LOC104726355, with translation MNRTHGPSNPPNPFEDPKVRLRHHSLMQDYQELHMETEAMRKKLQTIREKKATLKAEVRFLRRRYRHLRQDQPQEIKKVRGRSNGGKKMRVEVSPNKRSEVETKHVSLPDLNHSGRDHDETKTSLQRKVPLFDLNQISGEEEEETEAVNNNQEKTRVEESSSCMRVSTSSIEMQQHQQQKLSSCRNGGNGSNKRKITWQDPVAALRV
- the LOC104726352 gene encoding F-box protein SKIP1-like, whose amino-acid sequence is MEEDRSESDWGGLAPEILINIISRLTVQELWTGPMFVRKSWLTVCRDPYLWSIFDLEPWFESYPESTHLWSPDFERKVDLMLRSVVDWSDGGLTEIRVRHCSDYALSYAADRCPNLQVLAIRSSPNVTDASMTKIAFRCRSLKEIDISYCHEISHDTLVMIGRNCPNLSTLKRNLMDWSDSSRRTGSVPTEYVDACPQDGDTEADAIGKHMINLERLEIQFSRLSVKGLASICEGCPKLEYLDLSGCVHLSSRDIANNVSRIKRLKEVKKPDVYVPRSGDVAQTERYGHWRLYDERFDIQAMRF